catgAGAAACTTTGCATAATGGAATCAATAACACAAGtgtttatttagtttttgttttctaaacatCAATTTCATCAATACCTTTCCCTTATACGTTCTACAGTTGTCaatacttttaatttatttacactGTCATCATGAACAAATTACGATCTGGCAAGTACAAAACCAATCCAGATGGCAGCACTAGCACTGGTCTATTTACCAAAATCACCAAACGCTATTCAACGCTCAGCAACAAAATCATCAAACGTCAGTCTCCCGGTCGATCTGGAGTCTCACCTGCCAAAGTAATATCTGGCAGTTATAACATGACCGGGGCGAATTCAGAAGATCATCGTTTGGAAATCGGTGAACCAATTCTAATATCGACGACAACGATCAATGCTGATCGTATGGAAGATATGACTGGTCGATATAAAGCACTTCCTATTAATGATACTCATCCAGGTTCATCGAGTAGTGAAAATGAAGTATTTGTTGATGCGGTAGATTGTGGTTCACCAGGGTTGCCATCTGATACGAAATATGAATATCAAACAAGATCACCAATCACAACGGGGAAGGAATCGTCCCCGGAAGTAATTGATACAACAGTTTCGTCGGCAGATTTAAACGATGTAATGGAGAGTTATTATGAAACTCCAAAAACTAGGAAAGTTCTGaagaaaaatcattcaaaatctGTACAAAGTCTTCATCGATCAGAAAtcaaagtttttcttcaaaaggcTCCATCTTTGGAAATGAATAAAAGACTTGCAAGCACCGGGAATGGGTTAGATGAATCTCATGAAGAAGAGGAAAATAAGGAGAATGCTCGAcctggtttgagtaaaagtgaGCCAAATACTCCTCAAAATCCAGAAAAAGTACTTTTGGCAGCACCGGTACATCGTTATCAAAGTGCTGATTCTATTAACACTGCACCGAAGAAAAATCGAAGAAGCACTAAATTTGCCAGTAATTTAAGTATGAATCATGGCAGCAAGGATAGCGTCGCCTGTGATAGTTCTTTAGAAAATTTCGACATGAAATCTGTCAGCTGTCAATCTTTGACCGcacaaaatttattcatttccaTCGATGAACTTAATGAAATCACCCGACAGATCAATGAATCGGAGGAGTTTAATAAAGAAATCGATTTTGAGTACTGTACTCATCGGGATAACCTCAAGCCTAGCGAAAGAAGAATCACTTTGATGAAGAATAAGAACTCCCGACTGATCAATTTCAATCAGAATAAAGAGAAGATCAATAATGCTTGGAGTGGTTTGAAGCATTGGATTGGAGAAGAGAGTGTTAAAATTAAAGAAGTTGTCCAAAGTCATGCAGCAACGCAAAGAGTTGGACACAATTTTTCATCAGAATCAAAAGTTTCACCGATCCGGGGAGTTCGAGGGGAATCGGTGGAAAGAAATCAAGACTCAGAGTCTATTGCTGCATCATCGTTGTTTTTACCACAACTCAGTGCTCTTAATACGTCAACTGTCATTGGGACAGATAACGATGATATGGATTCGTCGGTGACAGCTACACAACATGGAGAGATATCGCCATTTTCGAAGAAGTCACGACTCAAAGAGAAATGGGAGGTGAGAGATGGGATGGGTTGTCTGTGTGTGTGTATCagagttttgttttttcgttttatcttttcgaatatttttttaatgacatccCTGGATTTGACTTTAAactgacatttaattttttcttttaagggTCAAAATGGTTTCGAAGAATTGCGACGATATATCAAACAAGGCGGTGACTTTGGAAAAGAACTCATACTTATACTTCAAGAAAGGTAAGTTCGATTTAATAAATGGTAGTCGTTTTCGAATTCGAAAAAACACACACCATCTGGTAATAATCGTTTAGAACTTTTACACTATTTTTAGTTGTTTCCGACTATTTTcgaacatacaaaatttttcgatttcgaaAAAAGTCAGGAGAAAATATTAGGCAACTACAATTTAACAATTAACTCATTTATGGTGACTATTTTCGAAATTCAATTCATGCAAAACAGATATCGAAAATGCTTGTTTCGCATTTCTTGaacttcgaaaaaaattatgacGTTTGAGTTGATTTTTATGGTggtcagctatcaaaattaaAGTTGTCCGATGAAATTTGCAGAAGTTTTCGAATTCGAAATAACACACAATGTCAAAAAATCAGCGGATAATAATCGACTAGAACTGAAGACGTTTTTTAcactattttttgttgtttccgaTTGCTTTCGAACATAATGAATTTttcgaattcgaaaaaaaaacagcagaaaATATTAGGCAAccacaatttgaatttttttttcgaaagtcaaTTTATGCAAATAAGACATCGAAAATGCATGTCTTGAACTTCGAAAAATATCATGACGTTTGAGTCACTGCCAGAACTAAGTGTTACACTTCCAGTTAATTTGTTTTCGAAGTTTTGAATAAGAGcttgaaaatttaatatacCTTTTAACTATTTCACAGAGTCGAATCTGAACAATTATATTCGAAATCACTTTCGAAAATGGCCACAAAACTCAACAAAGCATGTCGAGAACTACCCGGAAGCATTGCTGATGCCTGGCGTGGTGTTGCAACTGAAATGGAAAGTCGCAGTGAAATTCACAGACAGCTGTCAAGTTCGCTGGTAGAAGAATTGGTTAAACCATTAAAAACTTTGATTGAAAATCATCACAAAACAAGAAAATCTGTAAGTTGTTCGCAAATTTATCTATCTTCGAATATGTATaacagttttcttttttaacttttaggTTGAAAACAATGTCGATAAGAGTTCTCGTGTTCTTGCCGAATGGAGAATTAGCGAAGCCAAGGGTAAGAAAACCTCACACACAGCTGCTCGAGAAAATGAGAAGCTTCAAGATGGAATGCTTGATgttcgaatacaaaaatcacCATCCATTGCCTTACTGCATCAAGGTCCAAACAAAGTAGCTGccgaaaaagaaatcaaatctGCCGAAAAAGACTGCGCCAAATTGGACAATAAACGTCGCAAAGCCGAAGAATCTGTCAAACGTGCTGATGTcgaatattatacactttgtgTTAGGGCTGAACGTGCCCGTGTCGATTGGGAAATGTCAGTTCTACGTGGATCATCACTTTTACAAAATGTCGAAACTCAACGATTGGCCAGTATGAAAATGTTTGTTACCAATTATCTTCGACTTACAGCAAATATGAATCCAATATTGGATGGTCTCGTTCAGAGACTTCAACCGACAATAGAATCTTGTAATGTTCAGAAGGATTTGAGTGtgataaaaaatattcgaaGAATTGCAGAAGGTCCAAGTGAACAATTACTGCCAGATTTCTATTGTGAACATACTACGTTGGCTATGAATAGAGAGAGAAGGAAGCATGCATTGATTAAATTATTGCAACTTGTCAAAACTGATTTGGAAAGAGAACGTAGATCTCGAAATGGTTTGAAAGTTATTTCGGATTCATTGAATAATTCTGATAATCAAAATATCACAGATAAATTGTATCACGTGAGTTGAATTGATATGAATTTTGAAGACTTGTTTTTATGGTTTAAAtggtaatttttgttgttgacaGATTCGATCAATGTTGACATACCTTGAGGGTGCACGTTTTAAACTACACTCAGCGTTATTGGAATTGGATCATAAACCAAGGAGTTCACATCCATTAGCTCAACACATACAGgtaagaataattttaaaataaaaaaaaaaaaataaaaagttcaaaTGGTCAATTCTGTCTAAAATGCAAATCACTTTCTTTgttacaaaattccaaaaacggTCCTTTCATATACTTTCGAATCACTGAAACATTTAGAGTCCTGTCCAACGCAACGTGTAgaataatgtttgttttttaatttaactaaaaaGCAGCTTTCAGTCAAAGTACAAAACTGTTATACGGATTAAATAAAATCGGCAATTAAACGAGGTTAAAAGCTTATTTGCTCAAATACATTTTCAGTTAAAGATGAACTGTTATACACATTTATTAATCGGGTACTCAAGTagataacagtttttttttttttactttaactcATAATGCCTTTTCAGTCGAGACACAAAAAACTGTTATATACATTGAATAGAGTACCAATTGAAATGAAATCTTTGACCCTCAGTGAGGAAATGTGCTGCGTTGAAAAGTACCacattttcataaaacatgTGATCCTAGCGTTCAGTGAAAGGATTTTTAAGTTCAGAATTTTTGGACGTATAAGTTGGCTGGCGGTCATAATAATTGGagcttgtgtttttttttataacataaaatgaaaaattgtatacTTTAAACGTAATACATGATATAGTATTTTATAGAGCTCAGAAGCTCTTGCAATGTAGAAAAACTGTATAATTCTGTTATACTATTATACAAAAATCTGTACGAAAACAAACGATAACGTATCATGCTATTTCTTACTAGTTTAAAAACTTCTTCAATTCGAGTCAATACTGGATAGTGAATTCATGCAAAAACTTCCTTAGCAAAACTGTTATAATAGGAGCTGCTCCGTTTTTTAtgtctctttatttttttttttatatagaacgtaatatttaatttaatggtACCACTGATACATTTAACTAAGCAAAAATAAACTGTTATAATCTGTAtgaaatacaccaaattttaagGCAAAGTGATATGTTTCGACTACCCATGTTAAACTGAGATCAGTTGATGTTTCTTCAATCTCAAGAAATACAGATTTATGTATAACAGTTTTCTGGTGATCAAAAGCACGAAATACCCAACGAAATTGGGACTTTATCATGTGTTTTTCTGCTATCGTAGAGCTACTGGGAGTTGGAGTGCAATATTTCTGCATTTAACTGTTATACTATACATTCCTGTACCAGTAAATTGTCATGTTTCATGAGACAGTCGGGACAaactttgtaatttttatagtttattcgattgttaagcactcgcctagtgacccaacagttgtagAATCGATAACcagtggctgccagttttttgTCAGTGCTTCCacaagatgattttccgcttaaattaagtggatttcttttaaatttgcgcattcaagaaattaagaagataaaTCATCTTGACAAATaaccatgcagaaatctgcttaatttaatgtggaatccgcttgtttttaggtggtcttttttctccctgtagatacaattttttcgcgacctcaaaaatgtttttaatatgtCAATACCTCTTCTTACTTTACCTTATAGTCATGTTTTAACCTTCTCATGTTTTTCTTTCCAGATAACTCGTGATCGAACTGGTCTCCAGCAAAGTATTCTCAAAGTTCCACTTTGGCTTAAAAACAACGACAAAGTCAATAGTCCCGATAATCGTGACAATGAATACGATTCAGTTAATGAAGAAAATGGCAGTTGCTCAGATgtcaaaaatgatattttagtCAAACAATTCCAGCGCAGTCAAAGTAATCTCGAAACCATTAGCACTAATGGAACTATCTGTCTCGGTGAAAAAGCCAATACAATTCCCACGACAGTTTTGGATAGTTCGTTCTTTGATCGAGGTATTGCTGATGGTGGTTCAAATCAACCAGATTCAGATTTTGATGAATTTAGTTCTCAAGATGGCGATGATAATAATGAGGAAGAAATTAAACCTTCGAAACAAAATGGCGTCGCAACATCTCCAATGACTAATGGATCATCAACAGCACGTATAGATGATTCCACAGTTACAGATGAGGCAAATAATTGTCATTCGGTGGTGATAAGTAAATGCAAGGCTCTTTACAGCTATACACCAAAATTATACGATGAACTCGAATTGAATCCTGGGGATATAATCGAGGTGCATGTAAAACAAGAAGATGGCTGGTGGTTAGGGGCGTTGAGGAATAATGTCGGCATCTTCCCTGCCACTTATGTGGAAGAATTCACCCAAGactgatttatttaaaaaaaaagggctAACTTGAGAAAGCAGCCATTATTTTGGTTTGAGAACTCTTGTTAAGTATTTTGGCTAACATAAAAAAACTGCTCGATCGCGTCTTCCATGTTACtgcctttttttaaaaagggtCTAAGTTCTTGACctttctcgttatattttttaagttttttaattttatttttaactttttttttatattgacatccGAAATCGAATAGAATtcgaacatttatttttattatttaatttttttattttctcaaaattatttatgtgatGAAatgcacttttaaaatttaatacattatttaaaaaaatataaatttgtttttggtaatttttaaattaatattaataaaaacaatgaaattgataaa
This DNA window, taken from Episyrphus balteatus chromosome 2, idEpiBalt1.1, whole genome shotgun sequence, encodes the following:
- the LOC129908359 gene encoding uncharacterized protein LOC129908359 isoform X1, which codes for MNKLRSGKYKTNPDGSTSTGLFTKITKRYSTLSNKIIKRQSPGRSGVSPAKVISGSYNMTGANSEDHRLEIGEPILISTTTINADRMEDMTGRYKALPINDTHPGSSSSENEVFVDAVDCGSPGLPSDTKYEYQTRSPITTGKESSPEVIDTTVSSADLNDVMESYYETPKTRKVLKKNHSKSVQSLHRSEIKVFLQKAPSLEMNKRLASTGNGLDESHEEEENKENARPGLSKSEPNTPQNPEKVLLAAPVHRYQSADSINTAPKKNRRSTKFASNLSMNHGSKDSVACDSSLENFDMKSVSCQSLTAQNLFISIDELNEITRQINESEEFNKEIDFEYCTHRDNLKPSERRITLMKNKNSRLINFNQNKEKINNAWSGLKHWIGEESVKIKEVVQSHAATQRVGHNFSSESKVSPIRGVRGESVERNQDSESIAASSLFLPQLSALNTSTVIGTDNDDMDSSVTATQHGEISPFSKKSRLKEKWEGQNGFEELRRYIKQGGDFGKELILILQERVESEQLYSKSLSKMATKLNKACRELPGSIADAWRGVATEMESRSEIHRQLSSSLVEELVKPLKTLIENHHKTRKSVENNVDKSSRVLAEWRISEAKGKKTSHTAARENEKLQDGMLDVRIQKSPSIALLHQGPNKVAAEKEIKSAEKDCAKLDNKRRKAEESVKRADVEYYTLCVRAERARVDWEMSVLRGSSLLQNVETQRLASMKMFVTNYLRLTANMNPILDGLVQRLQPTIESCNVQKDLSVIKNIRRIAEGPSEQLLPDFYCEHTTLAMNRERRKHALIKLLQLVKTDLERERRSRNGLKVISDSLNNSDNQNITDKLYHIRSMLTYLEGARFKLHSALLELDHKPRSSHPLAQHIQITRDRTGLQQSILKVPLWLKNNDKVNSPDNRDNEYDSVNEENGSCSDVKNDILVKQFQRSQSNLETISTNGTICLGEKANTIPTTVLDSSFFDRGIADGGSNQPDSDFDEFSSQDGDDNNEEEIKPSKQNGVATSPMTNGSSTARIDDSTVTDEANNCHSVVISKCKALYSYTPKLYDELELNPGDIIEVHVKQEDGWWLGALRNNVGIFPATYVEEFTQD
- the LOC129908359 gene encoding uncharacterized protein LOC129908359 isoform X2, translated to MSQFRDNSWLASSRSKSVLMSLRCTTSRSRSRSLSTDNLGRGKHNKLQGQNGFEELRRYIKQGGDFGKELILILQERVESEQLYSKSLSKMATKLNKACRELPGSIADAWRGVATEMESRSEIHRQLSSSLVEELVKPLKTLIENHHKTRKSVENNVDKSSRVLAEWRISEAKGKKTSHTAARENEKLQDGMLDVRIQKSPSIALLHQGPNKVAAEKEIKSAEKDCAKLDNKRRKAEESVKRADVEYYTLCVRAERARVDWEMSVLRGSSLLQNVETQRLASMKMFVTNYLRLTANMNPILDGLVQRLQPTIESCNVQKDLSVIKNIRRIAEGPSEQLLPDFYCEHTTLAMNRERRKHALIKLLQLVKTDLERERRSRNGLKVISDSLNNSDNQNITDKLYHIRSMLTYLEGARFKLHSALLELDHKPRSSHPLAQHIQITRDRTGLQQSILKVPLWLKNNDKVNSPDNRDNEYDSVNEENGSCSDVKNDILVKQFQRSQSNLETISTNGTICLGEKANTIPTTVLDSSFFDRGIADGGSNQPDSDFDEFSSQDGDDNNEEEIKPSKQNGVATSPMTNGSSTARIDDSTVTDEANNCHSVVISKCKALYSYTPKLYDELELNPGDIIEVHVKQEDGWWLGALRNNVGIFPATYVEEFTQD
- the LOC129908359 gene encoding uncharacterized protein LOC129908359 isoform X4, whose translation is MSQFRDNSWGQNGFEELRRYIKQGGDFGKELILILQERVESEQLYSKSLSKMATKLNKACRELPGSIADAWRGVATEMESRSEIHRQLSSSLVEELVKPLKTLIENHHKTRKSVENNVDKSSRVLAEWRISEAKGKKTSHTAARENEKLQDGMLDVRIQKSPSIALLHQGPNKVAAEKEIKSAEKDCAKLDNKRRKAEESVKRADVEYYTLCVRAERARVDWEMSVLRGSSLLQNVETQRLASMKMFVTNYLRLTANMNPILDGLVQRLQPTIESCNVQKDLSVIKNIRRIAEGPSEQLLPDFYCEHTTLAMNRERRKHALIKLLQLVKTDLERERRSRNGLKVISDSLNNSDNQNITDKLYHIRSMLTYLEGARFKLHSALLELDHKPRSSHPLAQHIQITRDRTGLQQSILKVPLWLKNNDKVNSPDNRDNEYDSVNEENGSCSDVKNDILVKQFQRSQSNLETISTNGTICLGEKANTIPTTVLDSSFFDRGIADGGSNQPDSDFDEFSSQDGDDNNEEEIKPSKQNGVATSPMTNGSSTARIDDSTVTDEANNCHSVVISKCKALYSYTPKLYDELELNPGDIIEVHVKQEDGWWLGALRNNVGIFPATYVEEFTQD
- the LOC129908359 gene encoding uncharacterized protein LOC129908359 isoform X3 — protein: MSQFRDNSWIGPWPYTWIRCWHIIHIKQGQNGFEELRRYIKQGGDFGKELILILQERVESEQLYSKSLSKMATKLNKACRELPGSIADAWRGVATEMESRSEIHRQLSSSLVEELVKPLKTLIENHHKTRKSVENNVDKSSRVLAEWRISEAKGKKTSHTAARENEKLQDGMLDVRIQKSPSIALLHQGPNKVAAEKEIKSAEKDCAKLDNKRRKAEESVKRADVEYYTLCVRAERARVDWEMSVLRGSSLLQNVETQRLASMKMFVTNYLRLTANMNPILDGLVQRLQPTIESCNVQKDLSVIKNIRRIAEGPSEQLLPDFYCEHTTLAMNRERRKHALIKLLQLVKTDLERERRSRNGLKVISDSLNNSDNQNITDKLYHIRSMLTYLEGARFKLHSALLELDHKPRSSHPLAQHIQITRDRTGLQQSILKVPLWLKNNDKVNSPDNRDNEYDSVNEENGSCSDVKNDILVKQFQRSQSNLETISTNGTICLGEKANTIPTTVLDSSFFDRGIADGGSNQPDSDFDEFSSQDGDDNNEEEIKPSKQNGVATSPMTNGSSTARIDDSTVTDEANNCHSVVISKCKALYSYTPKLYDELELNPGDIIEVHVKQEDGWWLGALRNNVGIFPATYVEEFTQD